In Poecile atricapillus isolate bPoeAtr1 chromosome 12, bPoeAtr1.hap1, whole genome shotgun sequence, one DNA window encodes the following:
- the LOC131583622 gene encoding 5-hydroxytryptamine receptor 2A-like isoform X1, which produces MSTLSSTGILLSLTTVSVTLDFSLHGGLMAWSLSSNLTLNQSLPTSDPLNTSEKGEVSRMSVREKNWPALLILVVILLTIGGNILVIMAVSLEKKLQNATNFFLMSLAVADMLVGILVMPVSLIAILYDYAWPLPKQLCPIWISLDVLFSTASIMHLCAISLDRYVAIRNPIEHSRFNSRTKAIMKIAAVWTISIGISMPIPVIGLQDDSRVFVNGTCVLNDENFILIGSFMAFFIPLIIMVITYCLTVQVLQRQATVFMCGEVPKQRRSSVNCLKKENNTENISMLHNHEGASHLNSPVNKEAVLFRKGTMQSINNERRASKVLGIVFFLFLIMWCPFFITNVMSVLCKEACDKDLLSELLDVFVWVGYVCSGVNPLVYTLFNKTYRRAFSNYIRCQYKPGKKSALQQNQCLNVASTALYGKDLTLTSYRNGNDFNSMELDEAEEGLEMQPGTSELSINSCNVVSERVSCV; this is translated from the exons ATGAGCACTTTAAGTAGCACTGGAATATTACTCAGCTTAACAACAGTGTCTGTTACACTGGATTTTAGTTTGCACGGTGGTCTGATGGCTTGGTCCTTAAGCAGCAATTTGACTCTGAACCAGAGTTTGCCTACATCTGATCCTCTCAACACCTCTGAGAAGGGCGAAGTCTCTCGGATGTCCGTGAGGGAGAAGAATTGGCCAGCCCTCCTGATCTTGGTTGTCATCCTGCTGACCATTGGGGGGAACATACTGGTAATTATGGCTGTGTCCTTGGAAAAGAAGTTGCAGAATGCCACAAACTTCTTCCTGATGTCGCTGGCAGTAGCAGACATGCTGGTGGGTATCCTGGTCATGCCCGTGTCGCTCATTGCAATCCTGTACG ATTATGCTTGGCCTTTGCCTAAACAGTTGTGCCCTATATGGATTTCCCTAGATGTACTCTTTTCAACTGCATCTATCATGCATCTCTGTGCCATCTCTCTTGATCGGTACGTAGCAATTCGCAATCCCATTGAGCACAGCCGCTTCAATTCCCGCACCAAGGCCATTATGAAAATTGCTGCAGTTTGGACCATATCCATAG GGATATCTATGCCTATTCCGGTCATTGGTTTGCAGGATGACTCCCGGGTGTTTGTAAATGGGACCTGCGTCCTTAACGACGAGAACTTCATCCTCATTGGATCCTTCATGGCTTTCTTCATCCCTCTCATCATCATGGTGATCACGTACTGCCTGACTGTCCAGGTGCTGCAGAGACAGGCCACGGTGTTCATGTGTGGAGAGGTGCCCaagcagaggaggagcagcGTGAACTGCctcaagaaggaaaacaacacagAGAACATCTCAATGCTTCACAATCACGAGGGGGCATCCCACTTGAACTCCCCTGTAAATAAGGAGGCCGTGCTTTTCCGGAAAGGAACGATGCAGTCCATCAACAACGAGCGAAGAGCCTCCAAGGTCCTGGGCATCGTCTTCTTTTTGTTCCTCATCATGTGGTGCCCGTTTTTCATCACGAATGTCATGTCTGTCCTTTGCAAGGAAGCCTGCGATAAAGACCTGCTGAGTGAACTCCTTGACGTGTTTGTTTGGGTGGGGTACGTGTGCTCCGGCGTCAATCCCCTGGTGTACACCCTCTTCAACAAAACCTACCGCAGGGCTTTCTCCAATTACATCCGCTGCCAATACAAGCCCGGTAAAAAATCAGCACTGCAGCAGAATCAGTGTCTGAATGTGGCTTCAACAGCTTTATATGGGAAAGACCTGACTTTAACTAGTTATCGAAATGGCAATGACTTCAATAGCATGGAACTAGACGAAGCTGAGGAGGGCCTTGAGATGCAACCAGGGACTTCAGAGCTCTCCATAAACAGCTGTAATGTTGTAAGTGAACGAGTGAGCTGTGTGTAA
- the LOC131583622 gene encoding 5-hydroxytryptamine receptor 2C-like isoform X3 encodes MSTLSSTGILLSLTTVSVTLDFSLHGGLMAWSLSSNLTLNQSLPTSDPLNTSEKGEVSRMSVREKNWPALLILVVILLTIGGNILVIMAVSLEKKLQNATNFFLMSLAVADMLVGILVMPVSLIAILYGISMPIPVIGLQDDSRVFVNGTCVLNDENFILIGSFMAFFIPLIIMVITYCLTVQVLQRQATVFMCGEVPKQRRSSVNCLKKENNTENISMLHNHEGASHLNSPVNKEAVLFRKGTMQSINNERRASKVLGIVFFLFLIMWCPFFITNVMSVLCKEACDKDLLSELLDVFVWVGYVCSGVNPLVYTLFNKTYRRAFSNYIRCQYKPGKKSALQQNQCLNVASTALYGKDLTLTSYRNGNDFNSMELDEAEEGLEMQPGTSELSINSCNVVSERVSCV; translated from the exons ATGAGCACTTTAAGTAGCACTGGAATATTACTCAGCTTAACAACAGTGTCTGTTACACTGGATTTTAGTTTGCACGGTGGTCTGATGGCTTGGTCCTTAAGCAGCAATTTGACTCTGAACCAGAGTTTGCCTACATCTGATCCTCTCAACACCTCTGAGAAGGGCGAAGTCTCTCGGATGTCCGTGAGGGAGAAGAATTGGCCAGCCCTCCTGATCTTGGTTGTCATCCTGCTGACCATTGGGGGGAACATACTGGTAATTATGGCTGTGTCCTTGGAAAAGAAGTTGCAGAATGCCACAAACTTCTTCCTGATGTCGCTGGCAGTAGCAGACATGCTGGTGGGTATCCTGGTCATGCCCGTGTCGCTCATTGCAATCCTGTACG GGATATCTATGCCTATTCCGGTCATTGGTTTGCAGGATGACTCCCGGGTGTTTGTAAATGGGACCTGCGTCCTTAACGACGAGAACTTCATCCTCATTGGATCCTTCATGGCTTTCTTCATCCCTCTCATCATCATGGTGATCACGTACTGCCTGACTGTCCAGGTGCTGCAGAGACAGGCCACGGTGTTCATGTGTGGAGAGGTGCCCaagcagaggaggagcagcGTGAACTGCctcaagaaggaaaacaacacagAGAACATCTCAATGCTTCACAATCACGAGGGGGCATCCCACTTGAACTCCCCTGTAAATAAGGAGGCCGTGCTTTTCCGGAAAGGAACGATGCAGTCCATCAACAACGAGCGAAGAGCCTCCAAGGTCCTGGGCATCGTCTTCTTTTTGTTCCTCATCATGTGGTGCCCGTTTTTCATCACGAATGTCATGTCTGTCCTTTGCAAGGAAGCCTGCGATAAAGACCTGCTGAGTGAACTCCTTGACGTGTTTGTTTGGGTGGGGTACGTGTGCTCCGGCGTCAATCCCCTGGTGTACACCCTCTTCAACAAAACCTACCGCAGGGCTTTCTCCAATTACATCCGCTGCCAATACAAGCCCGGTAAAAAATCAGCACTGCAGCAGAATCAGTGTCTGAATGTGGCTTCAACAGCTTTATATGGGAAAGACCTGACTTTAACTAGTTATCGAAATGGCAATGACTTCAATAGCATGGAACTAGACGAAGCTGAGGAGGGCCTTGAGATGCAACCAGGGACTTCAGAGCTCTCCATAAACAGCTGTAATGTTGTAAGTGAACGAGTGAGCTGTGTGTAA
- the LOC131583622 gene encoding 5-hydroxytryptamine receptor 2A-like isoform X2: MSTLSSTGILLSLTTVSVTLDFSLHGGLMAWSLSSNLTLNQSLPTSDPLNTSEKGEVSRMSVREKNWPALLILVVILLTIGGNILVIMAVSLEKKLQNATNFFLMSLAVADMLVGILVMPVSLIAILYDYAWPLPKQLCPIWISLDVLFSTASIMHLCAISLDRYVAIRNPIEHSRFNSRTKAIMKIAAVWTISIGISMPIPVIGLQDDSRVFVNGTCVLNDENFILIGSFMAFFIPLIIMVITYCLTVQVLQRQATVFMCGEVPKQRRSSVNCLKKENNTENISMLHNHEGASHLNSPVNKEAVLFRKGTMQSINNERRASKVLGIVFFLFLIMWCPFFITNVMSVLCKEACDKDLLSELLDVFVWVGYVCSGVNPLVYTLFNKTYRRAFSNYIRCQYKPGKKSALQQNQCLNVASTALYGKDLTLTSYRNGNDFNSMELDEAEEGLEMQPGTSELSINSCNVEPVL, translated from the exons ATGAGCACTTTAAGTAGCACTGGAATATTACTCAGCTTAACAACAGTGTCTGTTACACTGGATTTTAGTTTGCACGGTGGTCTGATGGCTTGGTCCTTAAGCAGCAATTTGACTCTGAACCAGAGTTTGCCTACATCTGATCCTCTCAACACCTCTGAGAAGGGCGAAGTCTCTCGGATGTCCGTGAGGGAGAAGAATTGGCCAGCCCTCCTGATCTTGGTTGTCATCCTGCTGACCATTGGGGGGAACATACTGGTAATTATGGCTGTGTCCTTGGAAAAGAAGTTGCAGAATGCCACAAACTTCTTCCTGATGTCGCTGGCAGTAGCAGACATGCTGGTGGGTATCCTGGTCATGCCCGTGTCGCTCATTGCAATCCTGTACG ATTATGCTTGGCCTTTGCCTAAACAGTTGTGCCCTATATGGATTTCCCTAGATGTACTCTTTTCAACTGCATCTATCATGCATCTCTGTGCCATCTCTCTTGATCGGTACGTAGCAATTCGCAATCCCATTGAGCACAGCCGCTTCAATTCCCGCACCAAGGCCATTATGAAAATTGCTGCAGTTTGGACCATATCCATAG GGATATCTATGCCTATTCCGGTCATTGGTTTGCAGGATGACTCCCGGGTGTTTGTAAATGGGACCTGCGTCCTTAACGACGAGAACTTCATCCTCATTGGATCCTTCATGGCTTTCTTCATCCCTCTCATCATCATGGTGATCACGTACTGCCTGACTGTCCAGGTGCTGCAGAGACAGGCCACGGTGTTCATGTGTGGAGAGGTGCCCaagcagaggaggagcagcGTGAACTGCctcaagaaggaaaacaacacagAGAACATCTCAATGCTTCACAATCACGAGGGGGCATCCCACTTGAACTCCCCTGTAAATAAGGAGGCCGTGCTTTTCCGGAAAGGAACGATGCAGTCCATCAACAACGAGCGAAGAGCCTCCAAGGTCCTGGGCATCGTCTTCTTTTTGTTCCTCATCATGTGGTGCCCGTTTTTCATCACGAATGTCATGTCTGTCCTTTGCAAGGAAGCCTGCGATAAAGACCTGCTGAGTGAACTCCTTGACGTGTTTGTTTGGGTGGGGTACGTGTGCTCCGGCGTCAATCCCCTGGTGTACACCCTCTTCAACAAAACCTACCGCAGGGCTTTCTCCAATTACATCCGCTGCCAATACAAGCCCGGTAAAAAATCAGCACTGCAGCAGAATCAGTGTCTGAATGTGGCTTCAACAGCTTTATATGGGAAAGACCTGACTTTAACTAGTTATCGAAATGGCAATGACTTCAATAGCATGGAACTAGACGAAGCTGAGGAGGGCCTTGAGATGCAACCAGGGACTTCAGAGCTCTCCATAAACAGCTGTAATGTT